Proteins from a single region of Symphalangus syndactylus isolate Jambi chromosome 12, NHGRI_mSymSyn1-v2.1_pri, whole genome shotgun sequence:
- the LOC134734753 gene encoding olfactory receptor 10R2-like produces MTTVLGSEVILAENLTMVTEFLLLGFSSLDEIQLALFVVFVFLYLVILSGNVTIISVIHLDKSLHTPMYFFLGILSTSETFYTFVILPKMLINLLSVARTISFTCCALQMFFFLGFAITNCLLLGVMGYDRYAAICHPLHYPILMRWQVCGRLAAACAIGGFLASLTVVNLVFSLPFCGANKVNHYFCDISPVIRLACTNTDVNEFVIFICGVLVLVVPFLFICVSYLCILRTILKIPSGEGRRKAFSTCASHLTVVIVHYGCASFIYLRPTANYVSNKDRLVTVTYTIVTPLLNPMVYSLRNKDVQLAIRKLLGKKGSLKLYN; encoded by the coding sequence atCTTGGCAGAAAACCTCACCATGGTCACTGAATTCCTGTTGCTGGGTTTTTCCAGCCTTGATGAAATTCAACTGgccctctttgtagtttttgtttttctgtatctgGTAATTCTTAGTGGCAATGTCACCATTATCAGTGTCATCCACCTGGATAAAAGCCTTCACACACCAATGTACTTCTTCCTTGGCATTCTCTCAACGTCTGAGACCTTCTACACCTTTGTCATTCTACCCAAGATGCTCATCAATCTACTTTCTGTGGCCAGGACAATCTCCTTCACCTGTTGTGCTCTTCAAATGTTCTTCTTTCTTGGTTTTGCCATTACCAACTGCCTGCTATTGGGTGTGATGGGTTATGATCGCTATGCTGCCATTTGTCACCCTCTGCATTACCCCATTCTTATGAGATGGCAGGTGTGTGGAAGACTGGCAGCTGCCTGTGCAATTGGTGGCTTCTTGGCCTCTCTTACAGTAGTAAATTTAGTTTTCAGCCTCCCTTTTTGTGGTGCCAACAAGGTCAATCATTACTTCTGTGACATCTCACCAGTCATTCGTCTGGCTTGCACCAACACAGATGTTAACGAATTTGTGATATTCATTTGTGGGGTTCTTGTACTTGTGGTTCCCTTTCTGTTTATCTGTGtttcttatctctgcattctGAGGACTATCCTGAAGATTCCCTCAGGTGAGGGCAGACGGAAAGCATTTTCCACCTGTGCCTCTCACCTCACTGTTGTTATTGTTCATTATGGCTGTGCTTCCTTCATCTACCTGAGGCCTACAGCAAACTATGTGTCCAACAAAGACAGGTTGGTGACAGTGACGTACACTATTGTCACTCCATTACTAAACCCCATGGTTTACAGCCTCAGAAACAAGGATGTCCAACTTGCTATCAGAAAATTGTTGGGCAAGAAAGGTTCTCTAAAACTGTATAATTga